In Beijerinckia indica subsp. indica ATCC 9039, the genomic window AACCCGGCGCCGCGCACACTCTCGATCATTTGGACCTCGCCCGGTTGATCGATCTTCTTGCGCAGCTTGCCGATATGCACATCGACCAGATTGGTCTGCGGCAAAAAGTTATAATTCCAAACATCCTCGAGCAGCATGGCCCGTGTCACCGTCTGGCCCGGCCGGCGCATAAGATATTCCAACAGCTTGAATTCGCGTGGCAGCAGGTCGAGCAGGCGTTCATTGCGCCGCACGGTGCGCTCGATCAGATCCATTTCCAGCGAGCCGACGCGCAGAATGGCGCTGCGGGCTTCGGCGGCAGGCCGGCGCAGAAGAGCCTCGACGCGTGCGGCGAGTTCGCCCATGGCAAAGGGCTTGGTCAGATAATCGTCGCCCCCGGCCTTGAGGCCACGGATTTTCTCATCGACCGATCCGAGCGCGCTGACCACGAGGACGGGCGTCAGGATCCCTTCCTGCCGCAAAGTCTCAATGAGCGTGAGACCATCGGTTTCGGGGAGCATGCGGTCGATGATCAACAGGGACATGGCTTGCGAGCGCGCGGCGGCAAGCCCAGCGGGCCCCGTCTCTTCGATCTGCACATGATAACCAAGCTTGGTCAGCTCCGCGGCGATTTCCGAGGCCATGTCGGCTTCGTCCTCGACGAGGAGAATCGAAACCGGTTTGCCATTCTGCGTCTGAATGATTTTCACCTTGTCCGACTTCTGCCGCTTCGCGGTCTCGCGCGGGGGCAGAGTGCCAAGAGGCCGCGCCTTGGATAGGCCGCCTTTGAAATTTGGCGGCAAATCGTCTGGTTCTGTCTTGGTGAGAGTTTTGTTCATCTCGCCCTCCAGAATTCAAAAAACCAGGGGCCGCGCGAGCATCAAAATCATCAACGGGTCAAACCGTTGGAGTTCACGCGGAGGGAGTGACGCGCTAGTATCGAGGATCACAGATTCTCGATACGTCACTTTTTAAACCAGTGAACGTCGCGCCGACCATAACCCTTGCCACGAGCGCATGCCTCGCCAAAATTATAAATCATATTTTAAATTAAGCGGATCTGCCCGTTTCATCGCGCCTCAAAGCATCAGGCCAACACACTAAGCATCCTTTGGGGATAAATTTTGATGCGTTTCTTTATCCCGGCAGCATCCTTTGCAGGGTCTTATTGGTCATAGAAATTGCTCTCGCACGCTAAGACGCTTTTTTTATGCCCTTCGGCCAAAGTTTCCAAAAATGATGCGCCTCGCTGGTGGGCCCGTCCTGAATTGTCCCACCACGGTGAAGAAACAGGGAAATCAAGAACGAAAACAGGCATCGCTTCGAGCAACCCTTGGTATGAGACAACCAAAGGGGCCCGGTCGCTCGACCGGTGAAGACATAGCCTTGCCACATTTCCCGCCTTAGTTGACGGCAACGTTTCTTTCCCACCGTTTCACGTCGGAAGGGAACGCTGCGAGGTGGAAATGGGGGACGCGTTACGTCGGCATGTACGAGACGTTAACGGTTCTTGGTTAAAAATTCGGTCATCGTAAACAAAACCCAAAGGGTCGATTCCATACGGTCGATTCACGACCGGACCCGGAATGGCCAGTCAAGCCTATGCGACCGGCGCCTTTCGAGTCTAAAAGCGGGTTTTGTAACCATGGCCTGGAGCATGACGGATTTATGCGGATCCGGCATCATGCCCCAATTTTTTAAAAGCGCATCAATCGCCCGGAAAGGTAGCTCCCTTTCGGGTTTGATGCCCTGAGACCGTGAGAGAGATCGATTGCGTCCGCAGCAAGGCCGTCCCGTCGTTGCCCTCAGAGGTTTCTGTCCGTCTTTCGCGACAGGCGCCATTGCCCTCATGATCAGTCTGGCGCTCCCCGGCTCGACGGAGACGGCTGAGGCCAATGGCGATACACGCACGATCAGCCTCTATCATTCACACACGGGCGAATCGATCGAGGCAACCTTCAGGGTGAACGGCCATTATGATCCGTCCGTCCTGCACAAGCTCAATTGGTTCTTGCGTGATTTTCGCCGCGACGAACAGACCAATATGGATCCGCGCCTGTTCGATGTGATCTGGGAAGCCTATCGCGCGGCCGGTGCTAATCAGCCGATCGTCGTCTATTCCGCCTATCGTTCGCCCGAAACCAACGCCATGTTGCGCCGCCGCTCGCGCGCGGTCGCCGAATTTTCCCAGCATATGCTCGGCAAAGCCATGGATACGACCATGCCCGGCATGCCCATGGAGAGAATTCGCGAGATCGGCATGCGGATGCAAAGAGGCGGGGTCGGCTATTATCCCAGCTCGAATTTCGTCCATCTCGATGTCGGCCATGTGCGGTCCTGGCCACGAATGAGCTATGAGCAGCTCGCCCGCCTGTTCCCGGATGGCAAGACCGTGCATCTCGCCTCGAATGGCCGCGCTATGCCACGTTTCGAGGAAGCCCGCGCGGAAATCGAAGCCAATGGTGGCGGAGCTCCCGTCTATACGGAGCAGCCGAAATCCAAGGGCCTCTTCGCCTGGCTGTTTGGCAGTCACGATGAGGAGGATGAGGGCGAAGCGCCGCCGCCGCGCTATGTTCCGCGCGCCACCCCGCAACCGACCCGTGTCGCCTCCCGCACGGAGCAGGAGCTT contains:
- a CDS encoding response regulator transcription factor, which produces MNKTLTKTEPDDLPPNFKGGLSKARPLGTLPPRETAKRQKSDKVKIIQTQNGKPVSILLVEDEADMASEIAAELTKLGYHVQIEETGPAGLAAARSQAMSLLIIDRMLPETDGLTLIETLRQEGILTPVLVVSALGSVDEKIRGLKAGGDDYLTKPFAMGELAARVEALLRRPAAEARSAILRVGSLEMDLIERTVRRNERLLDLLPREFKLLEYLMRRPGQTVTRAMLLEDVWNYNFLPQTNLVDVHIGKLRKKIDQPGEVQMIESVRGAGFRLNN